The Cohnella abietis genome has a segment encoding these proteins:
- the prmA gene encoding 50S ribosomal protein L11 methyltransferase — MRWHEITVLATESSQEMVTHYLTELGAGGVSVEEAWSEDKPRDTSFGQLYDTPLNDIRPGYAVFKAYFSEDTLMEPLVAELDDLLRGLPEYGYDAGEYQIEIGDVHQDDWADAWKQYFKPIAITERLTIKPTWEEYTPKADELVIELDPGMAFGTGTHPTTALCLKALDNAISGGEQIIDVGTGSGVLAIGAMKLGASKVLALDLDPVAVTCAKENITLNGYDDDVEVRLSDLLGVLHEKENNAEVTPPVDLVVANILAEIILLFLADVMKVLKPGGIYITSGIYKNKEMVVQAGLLAAGFEIVDVLRQEEWVAFVAGKPKGDGE, encoded by the coding sequence TTGCGCTGGCATGAAATTACGGTTCTGGCGACGGAGTCGTCTCAGGAAATGGTTACTCATTATCTAACGGAGCTTGGAGCAGGTGGCGTTTCTGTAGAAGAAGCTTGGTCGGAGGATAAACCGAGAGATACTTCTTTTGGTCAATTATACGATACGCCTTTGAATGACATTAGGCCAGGATATGCAGTATTCAAAGCCTATTTCTCAGAAGATACGTTAATGGAGCCCTTGGTTGCTGAATTGGATGATCTGTTGCGTGGGCTGCCGGAATATGGGTATGACGCAGGAGAGTATCAGATTGAGATTGGTGACGTTCATCAGGATGATTGGGCGGATGCTTGGAAGCAATATTTCAAGCCAATTGCAATAACGGAGCGATTGACCATTAAACCAACTTGGGAGGAATATACTCCTAAGGCAGACGAGTTGGTCATTGAGCTTGATCCTGGTATGGCTTTCGGAACAGGGACGCATCCCACAACTGCGCTTTGTTTGAAAGCACTGGACAACGCCATCTCTGGTGGAGAGCAGATCATAGACGTCGGTACAGGTTCTGGTGTACTTGCTATAGGAGCAATGAAGCTAGGAGCCTCGAAGGTGCTGGCGCTCGATCTAGACCCCGTTGCGGTAACCTGTGCGAAAGAAAATATCACACTGAATGGATACGACGATGACGTTGAAGTAAGACTAAGCGATCTGTTAGGTGTTCTGCATGAGAAAGAGAATAATGCAGAAGTCACACCTCCTGTTGACCTGGTTGTGGCTAATATTCTCGCTGAAATTATATTACTTTTCCTAGCGGATGTAATGAAAGTACTTAAGCCTGGCGGAATTTATATTACCTCTGGCATTTATAAGAACAAAGAAATGGTTGTGCAAGCTGGCTTGCTAGCAGCAGGTTTTGAGATTGTTGATGTGTTAAGGCAAGAAGAGTGGGTGGCGTTTGTTGCTGGTAAACCGAAGGGGGATGGCGAGTGA
- the mtaB gene encoding tRNA (N(6)-L-threonylcarbamoyladenosine(37)-C(2))-methylthiotransferase MtaB, whose amino-acid sequence MPNVAFYTLGCKVNFYDTEAIWQLFKNEGYEQVDFEQTADVYLINTCTVTNTGDKKSRQIIRRAVRRNPDAIIAVTGCYAQTSPAEILAIPGVDLVIGTQDREKLMTFITDIHNDRKPVNAVRNIMKTREFEELDVPDFAEHTRAFLKIQEGCNNFCTFCIIPWSRGLSRSRQPESVIEQAKQLVSSGYKEIVLTGIHTGGYGDDLENYRLANLLADLDKIEGLERIRISSIEASQIDEKMIAILNSSPKMCRHLHIPLQAGDDDILKRMRRKYTTAEFAEKIRLIHEAMPGVAITTDVIVGFPGETQEQFENGFRFMESLKFAEMHVFPYSKRTGTPAARMDEQVDDEVKNERVHQLIDLSEKMQAAYARDWVGKVLDIIPERAAKGMEEKGLISGYTDNYLQVVLKGDSSLHGKLCRVRITDSGVNECQGELLEVLESDNHELAMQA is encoded by the coding sequence ATGCCGAACGTGGCATTTTATACACTTGGCTGTAAAGTCAACTTTTATGATACCGAGGCAATCTGGCAACTATTCAAAAACGAAGGCTACGAGCAGGTGGACTTCGAGCAGACGGCAGATGTTTATTTAATTAATACGTGTACGGTGACAAATACAGGCGACAAAAAAAGTCGGCAAATTATTCGTCGTGCGGTCCGTAGAAATCCGGATGCTATCATTGCGGTCACTGGCTGTTATGCGCAAACATCACCTGCAGAAATTCTTGCTATTCCAGGTGTCGATCTCGTTATTGGAACTCAGGATCGCGAGAAGCTGATGACTTTTATTACAGACATTCACAATGACCGCAAGCCGGTTAACGCTGTTCGTAATATTATGAAGACTCGGGAATTCGAGGAGCTTGATGTACCGGATTTCGCTGAGCATACACGTGCATTCCTCAAAATCCAAGAGGGCTGCAACAACTTCTGTACTTTCTGCATTATTCCTTGGTCTCGTGGGCTTTCACGTAGCCGCCAGCCGGAAAGCGTTATTGAGCAGGCTAAGCAGCTTGTTAGCTCCGGGTACAAGGAAATTGTGCTCACAGGTATTCACACTGGTGGATACGGTGACGACTTGGAAAACTACCGCTTAGCAAATTTACTTGCCGACCTCGATAAGATCGAAGGCTTGGAACGGATTCGTATTAGCTCTATCGAAGCGAGCCAGATCGATGAGAAAATGATTGCCATTCTTAACAGCTCACCTAAGATGTGCCGCCATCTCCATATTCCTCTTCAAGCGGGAGACGACGATATTTTGAAGAGAATGCGCCGTAAATACACGACGGCAGAATTCGCAGAGAAAATTCGTTTAATCCACGAAGCTATGCCAGGAGTAGCAATTACGACAGATGTGATCGTTGGCTTTCCAGGAGAAACACAGGAGCAATTCGAGAATGGCTTCCGTTTTATGGAGTCGTTGAAATTTGCTGAAATGCACGTGTTCCCTTATTCCAAACGGACGGGAACTCCTGCGGCGCGTATGGACGAGCAGGTAGACGATGAAGTGAAGAATGAGCGTGTGCACCAGCTTATCGACTTGTCTGAGAAGATGCAAGCCGCCTATGCCCGCGATTGGGTAGGCAAGGTGCTTGATATTATTCCTGAACGGGCAGCAAAAGGCATGGAAGAAAAGGGCTTAATATCGGGTTATACGGACAACTATCTTCAAGTCGTTCTTAAAGGTGATTCATCGTTGCATGGTAAGCTCTGCCGCGTCCGTATTACGGACTCCGGAGTTAATGAATGCCAAGGGGAGCTTCTTGAGGTGTTGGAGTCAGACAATCACGAATTAGCAATGCAAGCATAG
- the grpE gene encoding nucleotide exchange factor GrpE, which produces MSKKETKEQEIMNEQQEEILEEQANGSEVNETSSEEVEHSAEVNGAENAVVAELQRQVDDNHSRYLRAQADFDNFRRRTVKEKEELTQYASLKVIGQLLPVLDNFQRALSAGTEVAEGESFAKGVDMIYRQLSQVLEAEGLKPMESIGQPFDPEHHQAIMQVESEEYEEGIVVEVIQQGYWLKDKVIRPAMVKVSG; this is translated from the coding sequence ATGAGTAAGAAAGAGACGAAGGAGCAAGAAATCATGAACGAGCAGCAAGAGGAAATTTTGGAAGAACAAGCAAATGGATCTGAAGTGAATGAGACTTCTTCTGAAGAGGTGGAACATTCGGCAGAGGTTAACGGAGCTGAGAATGCTGTCGTAGCCGAGCTGCAGCGTCAGGTGGATGATAATCATAGCCGTTATTTACGGGCGCAAGCGGATTTCGATAATTTCCGTCGGCGTACTGTAAAGGAGAAAGAAGAATTAACGCAATACGCATCCTTAAAGGTGATCGGTCAATTACTTCCTGTTCTGGATAATTTCCAACGGGCGTTATCGGCGGGTACTGAGGTAGCGGAGGGCGAATCTTTTGCCAAGGGCGTGGATATGATTTATCGTCAGCTTTCCCAAGTGCTTGAAGCGGAAGGCTTGAAGCCGATGGAATCAATTGGTCAGCCGTTTGATCCAGAACATCACCAAGCTATTATGCAGGTGGAGAGCGAAGAATACGAAGAAGGTATCGTTGTTGAAGTTATCCAGCAAGGGTATTGGTTGAAGGACAAAGTAATCCGTCCTGCGATGGTTAAGGTTAGCGGATAA
- the hrcA gene encoding heat-inducible transcriptional repressor HrcA — MLSERQRMILSAIVDDYIRSAEPVGSRSISKRGDVTFSPATIRNEMADLEELGLLEQPHTSAGRIPSIKGYRYYVDHLVTLDGAGDQDVRKLRTFFAEKMNHWEGVIGHASTILSQLTNYTSIVLGPEMFSTTLKHFQLIPINDVSAVAIIVANTGHVEHRTISIPDGISMDDMSKIVNLLNEKLTGVPFYRVKSVLHSEIAKELSRYIDHCEDILTLLEKTITEEQEPKVFLSGASNMLTQPEFKDVDKAKSILGMLEETQLLMQLFQSNPNGGIQVKIGTENAMEAINQCSLITATYSYEGQSLGTIGILGPTRMEYGKVINLLNYLSKDIALLMSRWYK, encoded by the coding sequence ATGCTGAGTGAACGCCAGCGAATGATTTTAAGTGCAATCGTCGATGATTATATCCGTTCCGCGGAGCCGGTTGGTTCCCGCAGCATTTCCAAGCGCGGAGACGTAACCTTTAGTCCGGCTACAATTCGCAACGAGATGGCGGACTTGGAGGAGCTGGGCTTGCTTGAGCAGCCTCACACCTCTGCAGGGCGCATTCCATCCATTAAAGGCTACCGTTATTATGTAGATCATCTTGTTACATTGGACGGCGCCGGAGATCAGGACGTCAGGAAGCTACGTACTTTTTTCGCAGAGAAGATGAATCATTGGGAAGGTGTAATTGGCCATGCGTCGACTATATTGTCGCAATTGACCAACTATACATCGATAGTGCTCGGACCGGAGATGTTTAGTACTACATTAAAGCATTTTCAACTCATTCCGATTAATGATGTTTCTGCGGTAGCAATTATCGTGGCTAATACCGGACATGTTGAGCACAGGACAATTTCCATTCCAGACGGAATATCGATGGATGACATGAGTAAAATCGTCAACCTGCTTAATGAGAAGCTTACTGGAGTACCCTTCTACCGAGTTAAATCTGTGCTACACAGTGAAATTGCCAAGGAATTAAGCCGCTATATTGATCATTGTGAGGACATTCTTACTTTACTTGAGAAGACTATTACCGAAGAGCAGGAGCCAAAGGTTTTTCTGAGTGGGGCATCCAACATGCTTACTCAGCCTGAATTCAAGGATGTCGACAAAGCGAAAAGTATTTTAGGGATGCTTGAAGAAACACAGCTGCTAATGCAATTGTTTCAATCTAATCCTAATGGTGGAATTCAAGTTAAGATTGGTACAGAAAACGCAATGGAAGCCATTAATCAATGCAGCTTAATTACGGCTACGTATTCTTATGAAGGACAATCGCTTGGAACGATAGGAATACTCGGACCGACGCGTATGGAGTACGGCAAAGTAATTAATCTACTGAACTATTTATCCAAGGATATTGCCTTATTGATGTCCCGTTGGTATAAGTAA
- the dnaK gene encoding molecular chaperone DnaK, which produces MSKVIGIDLGTTNSCVAVMEGGEAVVIPNAEGNRTTPSVVGFKKDGERVVGETAKRQAITNPDRTVSSIKRHMGTTHKETIEGKAYSSPEISAIILQKLKADAEAYLGQTVTQAVITVPAYFNDSQRQATKDAGNIAGLEVLRIVNEPTAAALAYGFEKQEDQTILVFDLGGGTFDVSILELGDGFFEVKATSGDNHLGGDDFDQLVVEWLSGEFKKEHGIDLLKDKAAVQRLKDAAEKAKKELSGVLTTTISLPFITVVDGVPQHLELNLTRAKFDELTATLVERTIGPTRQALTDSGLKASEIDKIVLVGGSTRIPAVQEAIKKLTGQDPHKGVNPDEVVALGAAVQAGVLTGEVKDVVLLDVTPLSLGIETAGGVLTKMIDRNTTIPTSKSQVYSTYADMQTQVEIHVLQGERAMAKDNKTLGRFILNDIPAAPRGVPQIEVTFDIDANGIVNVSALDKGTGKSQKITITSSGGLSKEEIDRMQQEAELHAEEDKARRELVEAKNGGDQLIYSVDKTIKDLGDKVDAGEIEKANAAKEKLTTALASDNLDEIKTATDELTEIVQQLSVKLYEQAAQQAQDGQGGATEGGENAGPARENVVDADYEVVDEEKKN; this is translated from the coding sequence ATGAGTAAAGTAATTGGTATCGACTTAGGTACAACAAACTCTTGTGTGGCAGTAATGGAAGGCGGCGAAGCAGTCGTAATCCCTAACGCGGAAGGAAACCGTACGACCCCTTCGGTCGTAGGCTTCAAGAAAGATGGCGAGCGTGTTGTTGGTGAAACAGCTAAGCGTCAAGCTATCACAAACCCAGACCGTACTGTAAGCTCAATCAAGCGTCATATGGGAACAACTCACAAGGAAACAATCGAAGGAAAAGCTTATTCTTCTCCTGAAATTTCTGCTATCATTTTGCAAAAACTTAAAGCTGATGCTGAAGCATACTTAGGTCAGACTGTAACGCAAGCTGTAATTACAGTTCCTGCCTATTTTAACGATAGCCAGCGTCAAGCGACTAAGGATGCCGGTAATATCGCTGGTTTAGAAGTTCTTCGTATTGTTAACGAACCAACAGCAGCAGCATTAGCTTATGGTTTCGAGAAGCAAGAAGATCAAACGATTCTAGTATTCGACTTAGGTGGCGGTACTTTTGACGTTAGTATCCTTGAGCTTGGCGATGGATTCTTTGAAGTAAAAGCAACTAGCGGAGACAATCACCTCGGTGGCGATGACTTCGACCAACTCGTTGTTGAATGGCTTTCTGGTGAATTTAAGAAGGAGCATGGCATCGATTTGTTGAAGGACAAAGCAGCTGTGCAACGTCTTAAGGATGCCGCTGAAAAAGCTAAGAAAGAATTGTCCGGCGTTCTTACGACAACCATTTCCTTGCCGTTCATTACTGTTGTAGATGGCGTTCCTCAGCATTTGGAGCTTAACCTTACACGTGCCAAATTTGATGAATTGACGGCTACATTAGTAGAGCGTACAATCGGACCTACTCGTCAAGCCTTGACTGATTCCGGACTTAAAGCTTCTGAAATCGACAAGATCGTTTTGGTTGGTGGTTCTACGCGTATTCCTGCCGTTCAGGAAGCCATTAAGAAGCTTACTGGTCAAGACCCTCATAAAGGCGTTAATCCGGATGAGGTAGTTGCTCTGGGAGCAGCTGTTCAAGCAGGCGTTCTAACAGGCGAGGTTAAAGATGTTGTCTTGCTTGACGTTACACCATTGTCCCTCGGTATCGAAACAGCTGGTGGCGTATTGACGAAAATGATTGATCGCAACACAACGATCCCTACAAGCAAATCTCAAGTGTATTCCACTTATGCAGATATGCAAACACAAGTTGAAATCCACGTCCTGCAAGGTGAGCGGGCGATGGCAAAAGACAACAAAACATTGGGACGTTTTATTCTTAATGATATTCCAGCTGCTCCTCGCGGCGTGCCTCAAATCGAGGTTACTTTCGATATCGATGCGAACGGTATCGTTAACGTATCCGCGCTTGACAAAGGAACAGGTAAGAGCCAAAAAATTACGATTACATCCTCTGGCGGCTTGAGCAAGGAAGAGATTGATCGTATGCAGCAAGAGGCTGAATTGCATGCTGAGGAAGATAAAGCACGCCGCGAGCTCGTAGAAGCGAAAAACGGCGGAGATCAATTGATCTACAGCGTGGACAAAACAATTAAGGATCTTGGCGATAAAGTCGATGCTGGCGAAATCGAGAAAGCTAATGCTGCTAAAGAAAAGTTGACTACAGCGCTAGCTAGCGATAATCTTGATGAGATCAAAACAGCAACCGACGAATTGACGGAAATTGTTCAACAGCTTTCCGTTAAGCTTTATGAGCAAGCTGCACAGCAAGCTCAAGATGGGCAAGGCGGCGCTACTGAAGGCGGAGAAAATGCGGGTCCTGCCAGAGAAAATGTAGTTGACGCAGATTACGAAGTAGTAGATGAAGAGAAGAAGAACTAA
- a CDS encoding NUDIX hydrolase, with translation MNIEISAGGVVFRRLDSQLEIQLIEDRFGRMTLAKGKMEPGETIEQTALREIQEETGVTGTLAAPLNIITYVYEHAQLGTVQKEVHYYLVEAGDDPLKAQVEEISNVAWYEPLTAWKLQQDSGYDNNDEVFRLAYDKLGVEIV, from the coding sequence ATGAACATTGAAATTTCTGCAGGTGGCGTCGTGTTTCGTCGGCTTGATAGTCAGCTAGAAATCCAGCTTATTGAGGATCGTTTCGGTCGAATGACTTTGGCCAAGGGGAAGATGGAGCCGGGAGAAACAATAGAGCAAACTGCATTGAGGGAAATTCAAGAGGAAACGGGTGTTACAGGAACTCTCGCTGCTCCTTTGAACATTATTACATACGTATATGAGCATGCTCAGCTAGGTACGGTTCAGAAGGAAGTTCACTATTATTTAGTTGAGGCTGGTGACGATCCACTCAAAGCGCAGGTTGAGGAAATATCAAATGTAGCATGGTACGAGCCATTGACAGCATGGAAGCTGCAGCAGGATTCCGGCTATGATAACAACGATGAGGTATTCCGGCTTGCCTATGATAAGCTCGGAGTTGAAATCGTATAG
- a CDS encoding YfhD family protein — protein sequence MTDNHKKLPVASAEDVEFAEELADEEDKEAQQRAEAADQRATVSEGE from the coding sequence ATGACAGACAATCATAAGAAATTACCAGTAGCATCAGCAGAGGATGTAGAGTTCGCAGAGGAGCTTGCGGACGAGGAAGATAAGGAAGCGCAGCAACGTGCGGAAGCGGCTGATCAGCGGGCTACTGTATCTGAAGGAGAGTGA
- the dnaJ gene encoding molecular chaperone DnaJ has product MANKKDFYDVLELQKDASPEEVKKAYRKLARQYHPDVNKAPDAETKFKEVKEAYDVLSDDQQRSRYDQFGHQDPNAGFGGGGADFNGGGFGDIFDMFFGGGGGRRDPNAPQRGNDLQYTMTIEFKEAIFGKETDITIPRTESCDTCHGNGAKPGSKPETCSVCRGSGQQEVAQNTPFGRVVNRRACSSCSGRGTIIKEKCPTCYGNGQVKKQRKIHVKIPAGVDEGAQLRVTGEGEGGVRGGPSGDLYIVLRVKSHEFFEREGDDVYCEIPLTFTQAALGDEIEIPTLTEKVKLKVPAGTQTGTYFRLKGKGVPKLRGYGQGDQQVKVTIVTPTQLSEDQRDLLRDFASKSGESTHEQSKSIFERMKRAILGD; this is encoded by the coding sequence GTGGCAAACAAAAAAGACTTTTATGATGTGCTTGAGCTGCAGAAGGACGCCTCCCCCGAGGAAGTGAAGAAAGCCTATCGCAAGCTGGCACGTCAATATCATCCAGATGTTAATAAAGCACCGGATGCTGAAACGAAGTTTAAGGAAGTCAAGGAAGCTTACGATGTGCTAAGTGATGATCAGCAGCGGTCCCGTTATGACCAATTCGGCCACCAAGACCCGAATGCTGGATTCGGTGGCGGCGGAGCAGATTTTAACGGTGGTGGCTTCGGAGACATCTTTGATATGTTCTTTGGCGGCGGAGGCGGTCGGAGAGACCCGAATGCTCCACAAAGAGGTAACGATCTTCAATATACGATGACGATCGAGTTCAAGGAAGCGATATTCGGTAAAGAAACCGATATTACTATTCCTCGGACGGAGTCTTGTGATACGTGTCATGGTAATGGTGCTAAGCCAGGCTCGAAACCGGAAACTTGCTCGGTTTGCCGAGGCTCAGGTCAACAGGAAGTAGCTCAGAATACTCCTTTTGGTCGTGTTGTTAACCGCCGTGCATGCTCTTCATGCTCTGGTCGTGGAACTATCATTAAGGAAAAATGCCCAACCTGCTATGGTAACGGCCAAGTTAAGAAGCAACGCAAAATACACGTTAAAATTCCTGCTGGTGTCGATGAAGGCGCACAGCTCCGGGTAACTGGAGAAGGGGAAGGCGGAGTTCGTGGCGGCCCCTCGGGTGATTTATATATCGTTCTAAGAGTAAAATCTCATGAGTTCTTCGAGCGTGAGGGTGACGATGTTTATTGCGAGATTCCACTCACCTTTACTCAAGCAGCTTTAGGTGATGAAATTGAAATTCCTACCTTGACGGAGAAGGTGAAGCTGAAGGTGCCTGCGGGCACTCAGACCGGAACCTATTTCCGTTTGAAGGGAAAAGGAGTTCCAAAGCTTCGCGGTTACGGGCAAGGGGATCAGCAGGTTAAGGTGACAATTGTAACTCCAACTCAATTGAGTGAGGATCAGCGTGACCTGCTGCGCGATTTTGCTTCCAAAAGCGGAGAATCTACGCATGAGCAAAGTAAGTCGATCTTCGAACGCATGAAACGCGCCATATTAGGTGATTAA
- a CDS encoding site-2 protease family protein, whose amino-acid sequence MSFFWFPIEDIPVILLVMLVAFSVHEFAHAWTAWKFGDDTAYKEGRVTLNPMAHLDLIGMLFLLLAGFGWAKPVPVRRSRFKNPRLMNILVSAAGPISNLILAFLILFVMDLLHSFNVIDNISSQMLIFISYWVKINLSLLLFNLIPMPPLDGYRILEEFLPIRIRIKIQEMAQWTTFIFLLIIFIPPLRAITIGPLMDLRGPIMEGMGWLLDSIFSSAGGSMFYRV is encoded by the coding sequence GTGAGCTTTTTTTGGTTTCCTATAGAGGATATTCCTGTAATCCTTCTCGTCATGCTTGTTGCCTTTAGTGTACATGAGTTCGCTCATGCTTGGACAGCATGGAAGTTCGGTGACGATACAGCCTACAAGGAAGGGCGAGTCACTCTTAATCCGATGGCGCATTTAGATTTAATTGGGATGTTGTTTCTACTATTGGCCGGTTTTGGCTGGGCTAAGCCAGTGCCAGTCCGTCGCAGTAGATTTAAAAACCCACGTTTAATGAATATTCTTGTATCTGCTGCTGGACCTATCAGCAACCTGATCCTTGCTTTTCTTATTTTATTTGTTATGGATCTATTGCATTCTTTCAATGTAATCGATAATATTTCCTCACAAATGCTTATCTTTATATCGTATTGGGTTAAAATTAATTTGTCCTTATTGTTATTTAATCTAATTCCTATGCCACCTTTAGATGGATATAGAATCCTTGAGGAATTTCTACCTATCAGAATAAGAATAAAAATACAGGAAATGGCGCAATGGACGACCTTTATTTTTCTTCTTATCATATTTATCCCGCCTTTGCGTGCTATTACGATAGGACCCTTAATGGATTTGCGAGGACCTATTATGGAAGGAATGGGCTGGCTATTGGACAGCATATTTTCCTCAGCTGGAGGAAGTATGTTCTATCGGGTTTAA
- a CDS encoding 16S rRNA (uracil(1498)-N(3))-methyltransferase — protein MQRYFVPETQMGETSVKLDGEDARHLAAVMRSKPGDFFIACNGLGRDVLAKIVSIDKDNVQADITEVLETHAEMAWKVTIAQSLPKGDKLEIVIQKGTEAGAVAFQPFVSQRTVVQYDERKEVKRLERWRKIAKEAAEQSHRSVIPQIHAVSTWKSLLKQFSEYDLILFCYEEEGRSGAGLRDVLAKYRSSSLAEAPRVLVVIGPEGGFAPQEADAATATNAHLIGLGKRILRTETAALFALACLAYESGELGGI, from the coding sequence ATGCAGCGTTATTTTGTGCCTGAAACGCAAATGGGGGAAACCTCCGTAAAGCTGGATGGCGAAGACGCCCGGCATTTGGCCGCCGTCATGAGATCTAAACCTGGTGATTTCTTCATTGCTTGCAATGGATTAGGTCGCGACGTATTAGCAAAGATCGTATCAATTGATAAAGATAATGTGCAAGCGGATATAACAGAAGTATTAGAGACTCATGCGGAGATGGCCTGGAAGGTGACAATTGCGCAAAGCTTACCCAAAGGGGATAAGCTAGAGATTGTCATTCAGAAGGGGACGGAAGCGGGGGCTGTGGCTTTCCAGCCATTCGTATCGCAGCGTACTGTTGTCCAATACGACGAGCGCAAGGAAGTAAAGCGACTGGAGCGCTGGCGTAAGATTGCTAAGGAAGCTGCCGAGCAAAGCCATCGTAGCGTTATTCCGCAAATACATGCAGTCAGTACTTGGAAATCTTTACTCAAGCAGTTCTCAGAGTATGACCTTATCTTGTTCTGCTATGAGGAGGAAGGTCGATCTGGTGCTGGGCTACGTGATGTACTTGCAAAGTATCGTAGCTCATCTTTAGCTGAGGCCCCGCGAGTATTGGTCGTAATCGGACCAGAAGGTGGCTTTGCTCCACAGGAAGCGGACGCTGCCACTGCCACTAACGCACATTTAATTGGTTTGGGAAAACGAATATTACGGACGGAGACGGCAGCGTTGTTCGCGCTTGCCTGTCTCGCTTACGAGTCCGGAGAGTTGGGAGGAATCTAA
- a CDS encoding N-acetyltransferase — protein MSVICRKALPQDVEALFELIQGYAANGIMLPRSREALTRNIDTFIVAQDGDRLIGCGSLCRLGVDLVEIRSLGIVDGYKGQGVGSRLVDALIEEARVLGIPKVMALTYEAAFFQKNGFHIVEKEIFPEKVWTDCVNCPKQHCCDEIAVVRLIEVPQGNENLSFAQI, from the coding sequence ATGTCGGTCATCTGCCGCAAAGCGTTGCCGCAGGATGTTGAAGCGTTATTCGAACTTATACAGGGTTATGCCGCTAATGGTATTATGCTCCCGCGTTCTCGCGAAGCGTTGACCCGAAATATAGATACCTTCATCGTTGCGCAGGACGGAGATCGTCTTATCGGCTGTGGTTCACTTTGCCGTCTAGGCGTTGATTTAGTGGAAATTCGCTCGCTGGGTATCGTGGATGGATACAAGGGGCAAGGAGTTGGCAGTCGGCTCGTTGATGCTTTAATAGAAGAAGCCAGAGTGCTCGGAATTCCTAAAGTTATGGCTCTCACCTATGAAGCTGCTTTTTTTCAGAAAAACGGCTTTCATATCGTAGAAAAAGAAATTTTTCCGGAAAAAGTGTGGACGGATTGCGTTAATTGCCCGAAACAGCACTGCTGCGATGAAATCGCCGTAGTGAGGCTTATAGAAGTACCACAAGGAAATGAAAATTTAAGTTTCGCCCAAATCTGA